A DNA window from Verrucomicrobiia bacterium contains the following coding sequences:
- a CDS encoding alpha/beta hydrolase, producing MTSDRLRSLGRLLVLPVLLYVLLRWFEHRNVYQPTPSLWADPSSLGIPYEEVWLTTTDGRRLHAWFLPAADGAAYGDVAVLHCHGNGGNISHRLETYAALREIGVAVLGFDYRGYGRSRGRPNEEGTYRDAQAAWAWLRDRGFEATRIVAFGESLGGGVATELALREPVGAVVLQSTFTSIPDLGAELFPWLPVRAIGRIRYDNLSKLPRIRVPVLVMHGRGDTLVPFHHGERLFAAAGEPKMLWELAGDHNDALDADPRRFLEGPRRLLERLPAATGPTPR from the coding sequence ATGACTTCGGACAGACTGCGGTCGTTGGGGCGACTGCTGGTCCTTCCCGTCCTGCTCTACGTGCTTCTCCGCTGGTTTGAGCATCGCAACGTGTACCAACCCACGCCGTCGCTGTGGGCCGATCCGTCGTCCCTTGGCATCCCTTACGAGGAGGTGTGGCTGACCACCACCGACGGGCGACGCCTCCATGCGTGGTTTCTTCCCGCTGCGGATGGAGCCGCGTATGGCGATGTGGCGGTCCTTCACTGTCACGGCAACGGCGGCAACATCAGCCACCGCCTCGAGACCTACGCGGCGCTTCGGGAGATCGGCGTGGCCGTTCTCGGATTTGACTATCGGGGTTACGGCCGGAGCCGGGGTCGCCCCAATGAAGAAGGCACCTATCGGGACGCCCAGGCGGCCTGGGCATGGCTCCGCGACCGGGGTTTCGAGGCGACCCGCATCGTGGCCTTCGGCGAATCCCTGGGGGGCGGCGTGGCCACCGAACTTGCCCTGCGCGAACCGGTCGGTGCCGTGGTGCTCCAGAGCACCTTTACCAGCATTCCGGACCTCGGCGCCGAGCTGTTCCCGTGGTTGCCCGTCCGGGCGATAGGCCGGATCCGCTACGACAACCTCAGCAAACTGCCCCGCATCCGCGTCCCCGTGCTGGTGATGCACGGGCGCGGGGACACGTTGGTCCCGTTTCACCACGGAGAACGTCTGTTCGCAGCCGCCGGCGAACCCAAGATGCTCTGGGAACTGGCGGGCGACCACAACGACGCGCTCGATGCCGACCCCCGACGATTTCTCGAGGGCCCGCGGCGCCTGCTCGAACGGCTGCCGGCGGCGACGGGACCCACGCCCCGGTGA
- a CDS encoding ketose-bisphosphate aldolase translates to MPLTHTKDLFAKALKGKYALGAFNVNNMELLQAIVEACEEEKAPVMLQISKGARDYAHPVYLKKLIEAAVSLSTIPIAVHLDHGDSFELCKQCIDEGFTSVMIDASHDPFEKNVEVCRKVVDYAHKHDCVVEGELGMLVGAQHDDGEEGGGYSKGGVYTHPDEAVAFVKQSGVDSLAVAIGNSHGAYKFKGEQHLDLERLKAIKKALLDAGLGDYPLVLHGASSVPKDLAQKINKYGGDLGEETAGVPEADIEIARRTGCTKVNIDTDLRLAMTAAIREVLATKPKEFDPRKYLAPARKAVKELVRHKLRNVLCSAGHAFD, encoded by the coding sequence ATGCCACTCACCCATACGAAAGACCTTTTTGCCAAGGCGTTGAAGGGCAAGTACGCGCTGGGCGCGTTCAACGTGAACAACATGGAACTGCTGCAGGCCATCGTCGAGGCCTGCGAGGAGGAGAAGGCGCCCGTGATGCTCCAGATCTCCAAGGGGGCGCGGGACTATGCCCATCCGGTTTATCTCAAGAAGCTCATCGAGGCGGCGGTCAGCCTGAGCACCATCCCGATCGCGGTGCACCTCGACCACGGCGACAGCTTTGAGCTGTGCAAGCAGTGCATTGATGAGGGCTTCACCAGCGTGATGATTGATGCCTCCCACGATCCGTTTGAGAAGAACGTGGAGGTCTGCCGCAAGGTCGTGGACTATGCCCACAAGCATGACTGCGTGGTCGAGGGCGAGCTGGGGATGCTCGTGGGGGCGCAGCACGACGATGGCGAGGAGGGTGGCGGCTACTCCAAGGGAGGCGTGTACACGCATCCCGACGAAGCCGTCGCGTTCGTCAAGCAGTCCGGTGTGGACTCCCTGGCGGTCGCCATCGGCAACAGCCATGGCGCCTACAAGTTCAAGGGCGAGCAGCACCTGGACCTGGAGCGGCTCAAGGCCATCAAGAAGGCCCTGCTGGATGCGGGGCTTGGGGACTACCCGTTGGTGCTGCACGGCGCCTCGTCGGTGCCCAAGGATCTGGCGCAGAAGATCAACAAGTACGGTGGCGACCTGGGGGAGGAAACCGCCGGGGTCCCCGAGGCCGACATTGAGATCGCGCGTCGCACCGGGTGCACCAAGGTCAACATTGACACCGACCTTCGCCTGGCGATGACCGCTGCGATTCGCGAGGTGCTTGCGACCAAGCCCAAGGAATTTGATCCCCGCAAGTATCTGGCACCCGCCCGCAAAGCGGTGAAGGAGCTGGTGCGTCACAAGCTCCGCAACGTGCTCTGCAGCGCCGGTCACGCGTTCGACTGA
- the rpsO gene encoding 30S ribosomal protein S15 — translation MEAKSKTITEHRTHDKDTGSPEVQIALLTSRIANLTEHLQKNAKDNSSRRGLLILVSQRRRLLNYLQKTDEGRYQAITKKLKLRR, via the coding sequence ATGGAAGCCAAGTCAAAGACCATCACCGAACATCGCACGCACGACAAGGACACCGGATCGCCCGAGGTCCAGATCGCGCTGCTGACCAGCCGCATCGCCAACCTGACCGAGCATCTTCAGAAGAATGCCAAGGACAACAGTTCCCGACGCGGGCTGCTGATCCTCGTCAGCCAGAGGCGGCGCCTGCTGAACTATTTGCAGAAAACGGACGAGGGCCGTTACCAGGCCATCACCAAAAAGTTGAAATTACGCCGATAA
- a CDS encoding sigma 54-interacting transcriptional regulator: protein MPARQSPPPDLATLRLVVEGTAGVTGRDFFRALVRNLAKVMDTAGAWVTEYLPASRRLRAHAFWLQGRFVDPFEYDITGTACAPVVESRRFIHIPDRLIELYPGDPDLVAINAVSYLGVPLLDTNDEVMGHLSVLDVKPMPEDRRRLSLFEIFAARAAAESRRLRAEEQIRAREEQVSALLDGAMDAITVLDAAGTVVRANPAAGRLFGCDPDALTGRPLPEWLPEETVPRFESFVRELDTRPDGGRHLWIPGDFAVRRADGDRVTAEATVSRFENRGRTFHAVILRNVDERMAAERRIQELTAETEYLRESVREFSEIGDLLGESPAMRELFDAMRRVAAAGTTVLIHGETGTGKELIARSLHALSPRSERALVRVNCAAIPGTLMESEFFGHERGAFTGATTRREGRFAMADGGTLFLDEVGELPLDLQAKLLRVLQEGEFEPLGANRTRTVDVRVIAATNRDLKGMVTAGQFREELYYRLNVFPLQVPPLRERRGDVPLLVRAFLQRFSRRMGRRLDPPHPDDLRRLSEYAWPGNVRELQNVIERAIILADGHRPNLQAALPGSAGEPAVPPDAPANTRIYTAEELVALERANIERALEACGGKLSGTDGAAQRLGLAPSTLASRMKALGIRRPRSHS, encoded by the coding sequence ATGCCGGCCCGCCAGTCCCCGCCCCCCGACCTGGCCACCCTCCGCCTCGTTGTGGAGGGCACCGCCGGGGTGACCGGACGCGACTTCTTCCGGGCGCTGGTTCGGAATCTCGCGAAGGTCATGGACACCGCCGGCGCCTGGGTCACCGAATATCTGCCGGCCAGCCGGCGGCTGCGTGCCCATGCCTTCTGGCTGCAGGGACGGTTCGTGGACCCCTTCGAGTACGACATCACCGGCACCGCCTGCGCCCCGGTCGTCGAATCCCGCAGGTTCATCCACATCCCCGACCGGCTCATCGAGCTCTACCCCGGTGATCCGGACCTGGTCGCGATCAACGCGGTCAGCTATCTCGGGGTACCGCTCCTTGATACCAACGATGAGGTCATGGGCCACCTGTCGGTTCTGGACGTCAAGCCAATGCCCGAAGACCGGCGGCGGCTGTCGCTTTTCGAGATCTTCGCGGCCCGGGCCGCGGCAGAAAGCCGGCGCCTGCGCGCCGAAGAGCAGATCCGTGCACGGGAGGAACAGGTGTCGGCGCTGCTCGACGGCGCCATGGACGCCATCACCGTACTGGACGCAGCAGGGACGGTCGTCCGCGCCAATCCGGCCGCCGGGCGTCTGTTTGGGTGCGATCCGGATGCCCTGACCGGGCGCCCGCTGCCGGAGTGGCTGCCCGAGGAGACCGTCCCGCGGTTCGAGTCCTTCGTGCGCGAACTGGACACGCGTCCCGATGGAGGGCGCCACCTCTGGATCCCCGGCGACTTCGCCGTGCGGCGGGCGGATGGAGACCGGGTGACCGCCGAGGCCACGGTATCGCGGTTCGAAAACCGCGGACGCACCTTTCATGCCGTAATCCTGCGCAACGTGGACGAACGCATGGCGGCCGAGCGTCGGATCCAGGAACTGACCGCAGAAACGGAATACCTCCGGGAAAGCGTCCGGGAATTCTCCGAAATTGGAGACCTGCTTGGCGAAAGCCCGGCCATGCGGGAACTGTTCGACGCCATGCGACGGGTCGCCGCCGCCGGGACGACCGTCCTGATCCATGGGGAAACGGGCACGGGCAAGGAGTTGATCGCCCGGTCGCTGCACGCCTTGAGCCCCCGGTCCGAGCGGGCGCTGGTCCGGGTCAACTGCGCCGCCATTCCCGGCACCCTGATGGAAAGCGAGTTCTTCGGACACGAGCGCGGTGCGTTCACCGGGGCGACGACCCGGAGGGAGGGCCGCTTCGCCATGGCCGACGGCGGGACGCTGTTCCTCGACGAGGTGGGGGAGCTGCCCCTGGATCTGCAGGCCAAGCTGCTGAGGGTCCTGCAGGAAGGGGAGTTCGAGCCCCTCGGAGCGAACCGGACCCGGACCGTGGACGTCCGGGTCATCGCCGCCACCAATCGGGACCTGAAGGGCATGGTCACCGCCGGACAATTCCGGGAGGAACTCTACTACCGTCTCAACGTGTTTCCCCTGCAGGTCCCGCCCCTGCGCGAGCGCCGCGGCGACGTGCCCTTGCTCGTCCGGGCATTCCTCCAGCGATTTTCGCGACGCATGGGCCGGCGCCTTGACCCGCCGCACCCCGACGACCTGCGCCGCCTGAGCGAGTACGCCTGGCCCGGCAATGTCCGGGAACTTCAAAACGTCATCGAGCGGGCCATCATCCTCGCCGACGGGCACCGTCCGAACCTCCAGGCCGCCCTGCCTGGATCGGCCGGCGAACCCGCAGTCCCGCCGGATGCCCCGGCAAACACCCGCATCTACACCGCGGAGGAATTGGTGGCGCTGGAGCGGGCAAACATCGAGCGGGCTCTTGAAGCCTGCGGTGGCAAACTCTCCGGCACCGACGGCGCCGCCCAACGCCTCGGCCTGGCTCCCTCGACGCTCGCCTCGCGCATGAAGGCGCTGGGAATTCGCAGGCCCCGAAGTCATTCATAG
- a CDS encoding OsmC family protein: MTAPIANTRTVNGINTEALQGAIASIAANPAEGQTHWSVSSHWQGGTRSDARVTRYRIGGREVAKDFTISVDEPLELCGTNRYANPQEYLLAALNACMIVGYTALCALEGIELESLRIETEGDIDLRGFLGIDPTVKPGYDHLRYTVHVRGNGTPEQFERIHRTVMATSPNYFNVATAIPLKSRLVVG; the protein is encoded by the coding sequence ATGACGGCACCGATCGCCAATACCCGGACCGTGAACGGGATCAACACCGAAGCCCTCCAAGGCGCCATCGCCTCGATTGCGGCCAACCCCGCTGAGGGCCAGACCCATTGGAGCGTGAGCTCCCACTGGCAGGGCGGCACCCGATCCGACGCCCGGGTCACCCGGTACCGGATTGGGGGACGCGAAGTGGCCAAGGACTTCACGATCTCCGTGGACGAACCGCTGGAGCTTTGCGGCACCAACCGGTACGCCAACCCGCAGGAGTACCTGCTCGCCGCGTTGAATGCCTGCATGATCGTCGGCTACACCGCCCTCTGCGCGCTGGAAGGCATCGAACTGGAGTCCCTGCGGATCGAGACCGAGGGCGATATTGATCTCCGGGGCTTTCTCGGAATTGATCCGACCGTGAAGCCTGGCTACGACCACCTTCGGTACACGGTCCACGTCCGCGGCAACGGAACTCCCGAGCAGTTCGAGAGGATTCACCGGACGGTGATGGCCACGTCACCCAACTACTTCAATGTGGCCACGGCGATCCCCTTGAAGTCGCGTCTGGTGGTTGGCTAA
- a CDS encoding addiction module protein — protein MSMTVEQIVDEALGLPSEARALLADRLVESLDPAEDGYVRQLWMEEATRRRDEVRSGRVQTIPGEEALAQVRRAVAR, from the coding sequence ATGAGCATGACCGTTGAGCAGATCGTGGATGAGGCGCTGGGACTGCCTAGCGAAGCCCGAGCGCTCCTGGCAGATCGGTTGGTGGAGAGCCTTGATCCGGCCGAGGACGGTTACGTTCGCCAACTCTGGATGGAGGAAGCCACGCGTCGGCGAGACGAGGTACGGAGTGGGCGGGTGCAGACCATTCCCGGGGAGGAGGCGCTGGCGCAGGTTCGACGAGCCGTGGCCCGATGA
- a CDS encoding MoxR family ATPase: MLALVAWFAEGHILLEDVPGVAKTLLARALAQSVGGTFKRLQCTPDLLPTDITGASIFNPKTTAFEFRPGPLFAQLVLADELNRATPRTQSALLEAMAERSVTVDGIHYPMERPFLIIATQNPIDHEGTFPLPEAQLDRFLMRLHLGYPARADELRILESFQLGHPIETLTPVAEAREILEAQEQVRRVSLDPKVRDYLLRLVTATREHPSILLGASPRASLALMRAAQSLAAIQGYDFVLPDHLKELAPAVLNHRIIIHPEKRLRKVSAEMVINEILHQTAVPTLPGITA; encoded by the coding sequence ATGCTGGCCCTGGTGGCCTGGTTCGCCGAAGGCCATATCCTGCTCGAAGACGTTCCCGGCGTGGCCAAGACCCTGCTGGCCCGCGCGCTGGCGCAGAGCGTTGGCGGCACCTTCAAGCGTTTGCAATGCACGCCTGACCTGCTGCCCACCGACATCACCGGGGCGTCCATCTTCAATCCGAAAACGACCGCCTTCGAGTTCCGGCCCGGTCCGCTCTTTGCCCAACTGGTGCTGGCGGACGAACTGAATCGCGCCACGCCGCGAACCCAGTCCGCCCTGCTCGAGGCAATGGCCGAGCGCAGCGTGACGGTGGACGGGATCCACTACCCGATGGAGCGACCCTTCCTCATCATCGCCACCCAGAATCCCATTGATCATGAGGGAACCTTTCCGCTGCCGGAGGCCCAGCTCGACCGGTTCCTGATGCGACTGCACCTGGGCTATCCCGCCCGGGCGGACGAACTGCGCATTCTGGAGTCCTTTCAATTGGGCCATCCGATCGAGACGCTGACTCCGGTCGCAGAGGCCCGTGAAATCCTGGAAGCCCAGGAACAGGTGCGCCGGGTTTCGCTGGATCCCAAGGTGCGCGATTATTTGCTGCGCCTCGTCACCGCCACCCGGGAGCATCCCTCGATCCTCCTGGGAGCCAGCCCCCGGGCTTCCCTGGCCTTGATGCGGGCCGCGCAGTCGCTGGCCGCGATCCAGGGATATGATTTCGTCCTGCCCGATCACCTCAAGGAACTGGCCCCCGCCGTCCTCAATCATCGGATCATCATTCACCCCGAGAAGCGCCTGCGAAAGGTGAGCGCCGAAATGGTCATCAATGAGATCCTCCACCAGACGGCCGTGCCCACCCTGCCGGGCATCACAGCCTGA
- a CDS encoding DUF58 domain-containing protein → MKWLAGAVVLLALGAVLQLGLLVYAMYPLLGVLLLGHLLTRRWADGLQVHRECDRTELALGESVTVEVTMRNGSRFTIPWILLEDHLPAEALAATPARVVCHGGRLSLVRLRPGEEETFRYEVEGRARGCYPIGPLLVETGDLFGLHRRFRVAGEPHFVWVPPRVVPLEGFDLASPRPIGEIRLVHRLYEDPTRTSGIRDYQNGDPLNRIHWRATARAGRLQSRTCEPSVIAGATLLLDFHSEALSGVGGAARTELAATTAASLANAVHQMNQPVGLFSNGRDTMDRLRAEGWNHAFRTRHQARARVALEAHSDRLRPVAVETRRGTDQFARILQTLARLEPTDGLTFPGLLLEVNSRLPRNTTLVAILQEVTEETAVLLGGLRKRGFRVTVVRIAFDSQESPSWAQGPDWAGWLIATGVEVRRIHDEATLARLCSEQLLR, encoded by the coding sequence ATGAAATGGCTGGCCGGCGCCGTCGTCCTTCTGGCCCTCGGAGCGGTCCTGCAGTTGGGACTGCTGGTCTATGCCATGTACCCCCTGCTCGGCGTCCTGCTGCTGGGCCATCTGCTCACCCGCCGCTGGGCGGACGGATTGCAGGTTCACCGCGAATGCGACCGGACCGAGCTGGCCTTGGGCGAATCGGTGACCGTGGAAGTCACCATGCGAAACGGCTCGCGCTTCACCATTCCCTGGATCCTTCTGGAGGATCATCTCCCGGCGGAGGCCCTCGCCGCCACGCCGGCCCGCGTGGTGTGTCACGGAGGACGGCTGTCCCTGGTCCGGCTGCGTCCGGGCGAGGAGGAAACCTTCCGCTACGAAGTCGAAGGCCGGGCCCGGGGTTGCTACCCGATCGGTCCGCTGCTCGTTGAAACGGGAGATCTCTTCGGCCTGCACCGTCGCTTCCGGGTCGCCGGCGAGCCCCACTTCGTGTGGGTACCGCCGCGTGTCGTTCCCCTGGAGGGATTTGATCTCGCGTCACCCCGGCCGATCGGTGAGATCCGCCTGGTCCACCGCTTGTATGAGGATCCGACGCGGACCTCCGGGATCCGGGATTATCAGAACGGGGATCCCCTGAATCGCATCCATTGGCGGGCCACCGCCCGGGCTGGCCGTCTGCAAAGCCGGACCTGCGAGCCCTCGGTGATCGCCGGCGCCACCCTGCTGCTCGATTTTCACTCCGAGGCGCTGAGCGGAGTCGGCGGCGCGGCACGCACTGAACTGGCCGCCACCACGGCCGCGTCACTGGCCAATGCCGTGCATCAGATGAACCAGCCGGTGGGATTGTTCTCCAATGGACGCGACACCATGGACCGCCTAAGAGCGGAAGGATGGAATCATGCTTTCCGGACCCGACATCAGGCGCGGGCGCGGGTGGCGCTTGAGGCGCACAGTGATCGGCTCCGTCCGGTCGCCGTGGAAACCCGCCGAGGCACGGATCAGTTTGCCCGGATCCTGCAAACGCTCGCGCGCCTGGAACCGACGGACGGCCTGACTTTCCCCGGATTGCTGTTGGAAGTGAACAGCCGGCTGCCGCGCAACACCACGCTGGTGGCGATCCTCCAGGAGGTGACCGAAGAAACCGCCGTTCTGCTCGGAGGCCTCCGGAAGCGCGGGTTTCGCGTGACCGTCGTGCGCATTGCTTTTGACTCCCAGGAGTCGCCTTCCTGGGCTCAGGGACCGGACTGGGCAGGCTGGCTGATCGCGACCGGCGTTGAGGTGCGACGCATTCACGATGAGGCGACACTGGCCCGCCTGTGCTCCGAGCAACTGCTTCGGTGA
- a CDS encoding DUF4129 domain-containing protein yields MPTAIPRRPRQTLGDYFAIGLAPALIVVLVGSLILFLVEVLYRGDHGGRLRWTLGWFTLASVLITRIALELGSARGFLYGFALGGVTALSLIRNVEPPFAGLALLAVSWACVDRLVRDCTLIDDDDDATGEGLLDVAGLGERAMDASTERSPGRILYVQYATREARAAMSAPDHPNPRKLTRPPGLWVVGFSLAALPIFGLGQVLLPVSDTGRREMAFTCLCFYLLSAFGLLLTTSFLGLRRYLRQRRVPMPASIALSWLTRGTLTAVTMMLLGLLLPRPDAAYSLPALAERIGAQSVPASKASPAGAKAGTGPGTPKTTGDQDTAGAGTPPYSEGSGGTESGSSRNPPVENGAGRRSAGEKAAVENPPSASGPQVSPARVPSSLGTILKWLIHALFAAAALVLLWSHGPALWAALVGLWRDLWTWGSQKGTTQASGSQAPVSRTRQPFTEFRNPFLDTRLQRLSPGDLVTYSFDALQAWAEGYGIPRHHQETPFEFAQRLAESLPEIASPLHETVQSYSRLAYAQRPPGPDHLAALRQLWAFMTAHAGKTP; encoded by the coding sequence GTGCCCACCGCCATCCCCCGACGACCACGCCAGACGCTGGGCGACTATTTCGCCATCGGCCTCGCCCCTGCGCTGATCGTGGTGCTGGTGGGCAGCCTGATTCTCTTCCTCGTGGAAGTCTTGTATCGGGGAGACCACGGAGGTCGCCTCCGATGGACCTTGGGCTGGTTCACCCTGGCCAGCGTATTGATCACCCGGATCGCCCTCGAACTCGGATCCGCCCGCGGATTCCTTTACGGATTTGCACTGGGCGGAGTCACCGCGCTTTCCCTGATTCGCAATGTGGAACCCCCGTTCGCGGGACTAGCCCTCCTGGCGGTGTCCTGGGCGTGCGTGGACCGGCTGGTGCGGGACTGCACCTTGATTGACGATGACGACGATGCCACCGGCGAGGGACTGCTGGATGTCGCGGGACTGGGGGAACGGGCGATGGATGCTTCGACGGAGCGGTCTCCGGGACGAATCCTCTATGTTCAATACGCCACCCGTGAGGCGCGGGCGGCGATGTCCGCACCGGACCACCCGAATCCTCGGAAGCTGACCCGACCGCCGGGTCTTTGGGTCGTCGGCTTCTCCCTGGCCGCCCTGCCCATCTTCGGTCTGGGACAGGTGCTGCTGCCCGTGAGCGATACGGGGCGACGTGAGATGGCCTTCACTTGCTTGTGTTTCTATCTCCTGTCCGCCTTTGGCCTGTTGCTCACGACCAGCTTTTTGGGACTGCGCCGCTATCTGCGTCAGCGCCGGGTGCCCATGCCGGCGTCCATTGCCCTCTCCTGGTTGACACGCGGAACGCTGACCGCGGTGACGATGATGCTGCTCGGCCTGCTCCTGCCCCGGCCGGATGCCGCGTACTCCCTCCCGGCCCTTGCCGAGAGGATCGGAGCGCAATCAGTGCCTGCCTCGAAGGCTTCACCTGCCGGAGCGAAGGCGGGGACGGGACCGGGCACGCCAAAAACCACCGGCGACCAGGACACAGCCGGCGCAGGAACACCCCCATACTCCGAGGGTTCGGGCGGCACGGAATCTGGTTCTAGTCGAAATCCGCCAGTGGAGAACGGGGCCGGTCGGCGCTCCGCCGGCGAGAAGGCGGCCGTCGAGAACCCGCCATCCGCATCCGGCCCTCAAGTGTCCCCGGCTCGAGTTCCGTCCTCGCTGGGTACCATCTTAAAATGGCTTATCCATGCCCTCTTCGCGGCTGCGGCTCTGGTATTGCTCTGGTCTCACGGACCAGCGCTTTGGGCTGCCCTGGTCGGACTGTGGCGGGACCTATGGACCTGGGGTTCTCAAAAGGGCACCACGCAGGCATCGGGTTCCCAGGCCCCTGTCTCCCGGACGCGGCAGCCCTTTACGGAGTTCCGGAATCCCTTCCTGGACACCCGGCTGCAGCGGCTGTCACCCGGCGACCTCGTCACCTACTCCTTTGATGCGCTTCAAGCCTGGGCCGAAGGCTACGGAATCCCACGGCACCACCAGGAAACGCCCTTCGAATTCGCCCAGCGCCTCGCGGAGTCACTGCCTGAAATCGCGAGCCCCCTTCACGAGACTGTCCAATCCTACAGCCGGCTGGCGTACGCGCAGCGTCCTCCCGGGCCGGACCACCTCGCGGCCCTTCGTCAACTGTGGGCCTTCATGACGGCTCATGCGGGGAAAACGCCCTGA
- a CDS encoding type II toxin-antitoxin system HicA family toxin — MPRLPRLRGREVIAALRRAGFKVLRTKGSHHFIRHPDGRRTVVPVHTGETIGPGLLSKILKDAEMEAEEFTSWL, encoded by the coding sequence ATGCCGCGGTTGCCTCGATTGCGTGGACGCGAGGTTATCGCTGCGTTGCGGCGAGCAGGCTTCAAGGTCTTGCGCACCAAGGGCAGTCACCACTTCATACGCCACCCGGATGGGCGGCGCACGGTGGTGCCCGTTCACACTGGCGAGACGATTGGCCCCGGGTTGTTGAGCAAGATTCTCAAGGATGCAGAGATGGAGGCAGAGGAGTTTACGAGTTGGTTGTGA
- a CDS encoding type II toxin-antitoxin system HicB family antitoxin produces MRKTSKREFSVILELDAEGYYVASVPELPGCHTQARSLDTLLTRVREAIELCLEVERDVPATAEFIGVQRVTV; encoded by the coding sequence ATGCGAAAAACAAGCAAACGCGAGTTTAGCGTCATCCTAGAGCTCGACGCGGAGGGGTATTACGTGGCGAGTGTTCCGGAATTGCCCGGCTGCCACACTCAGGCTCGCTCGCTTGACACGCTCCTGACCCGAGTTCGAGAGGCCATCGAGTTGTGCCTGGAGGTGGAGCGCGATGTGCCAGCGACCGCAGAGTTCATCGGGGTCCAACGCGTCACCGTCTGA
- a CDS encoding phage integrase N-terminal SAM-like domain-containing protein, translating into MSDSSDTSSSTASHTASHPNANRPPARLTPPRQRFTGHLLLQQKAKRTVQAYTAWIYDLARFHKRSPDQLRQPENRVEILHLITERNHSVTRTIATAKASNRDRTTIRRSGDGGWLMEPWMLSSCASVV; encoded by the coding sequence ATGAGCGATTCATCAGACACGAGTTCCTCCACAGCCTCCCACACCGCCTCGCACCCCAACGCGAACCGTCCGCCGGCGCGCTTGACACCGCCGCGGCAACGGTTCACCGGACACCTGCTCCTGCAGCAGAAGGCGAAGCGGACCGTTCAGGCCTACACCGCCTGGATTTATGATCTGGCCAGGTTCCACAAGCGTTCCCCGGATCAGCTCAGGCAGCCCGAGAACCGTGTTGAGATACTGCACCTGATCACCGAGCGCAACCATTCAGTCACAAGGACTATCGCCACTGCGAAAGCCTCCAACAGGGACAGGACAACGATCCGTAGATCTGGCGATGGCGGGTGGCTGATGGAGCCTTGGATGCTGTCGTCATGCGCCAGCGTCGTCTGA
- a CDS encoding prepilin-type N-terminal cleavage/methylation domain-containing protein — translation MKPQRGFTLIELLVVIAIIAILAALLLPALARARSRAEGAVCLSNHHQLMIAWSLYADDNRDWLVPNNPPGFLGTHLPSWAAGDSAYGRSPGTNVHYLLGTLDPNYGVLGPYLQSVRVFKCPSDRLPTVIDGKAHQRLRSYSMNSYMGTELAVAFGWITDPVLRRFDLSRSNRADVATFIDTHADTLWSSLFEVGVGPRGPGWINLPASRHARSTTVSFVDGHGELHRLVNPSSMPPERGSYYEGESVPPRGEGQDLRWFFTRLAKTRLDPF, via the coding sequence ATGAAACCGCAGCGGGGCTTCACGCTGATTGAGCTGCTGGTGGTGATTGCCATCATCGCGATCCTGGCAGCCCTGCTGCTGCCGGCTCTGGCCCGCGCACGGTCCAGGGCCGAAGGGGCGGTGTGTTTGAGCAACCACCATCAACTGATGATCGCATGGAGTCTCTATGCCGACGACAATCGTGACTGGCTTGTCCCCAATAACCCTCCGGGCTTCCTCGGCACCCACTTGCCGAGTTGGGCGGCGGGTGACAGCGCTTACGGGAGGTCTCCCGGAACCAATGTCCACTACCTGCTGGGCACACTGGACCCAAATTATGGGGTGCTGGGCCCTTATCTTCAGAGCGTTCGGGTGTTTAAGTGTCCGTCTGATCGCCTGCCCACCGTGATTGACGGCAAGGCTCATCAACGTCTTCGATCTTATTCCATGAACAGCTATATGGGTACAGAATTGGCGGTGGCTTTCGGGTGGATCACCGATCCGGTACTGCGCCGTTTCGACCTGTCGCGCAGCAATCGGGCAGACGTCGCGACTTTCATTGACACCCACGCTGATACGCTTTGGTCTTCATTATTCGAGGTGGGCGTTGGTCCCCGAGGCCCCGGCTGGATCAACCTTCCTGCGTCCCGCCACGCCCGATCCACAACAGTTTCGTTTGTGGATGGGCACGGCGAGCTGCATCGCCTGGTGAACCCGAGCAGCATGCCGCCAGAACGCGGCTCGTATTACGAAGGTGAGTCCGTTCCCCCGCGGGGCGAGGGGCAGGACTTGCGCTGGTTTTTCACCCGCCTCGCCAAGACAAGACTCGATCCCTTCTGA